Proteins from one Hoplias malabaricus isolate fHopMal1 chromosome 2, fHopMal1.hap1, whole genome shotgun sequence genomic window:
- the LOC136686268 gene encoding gamma-crystallin M2-like — protein MMGKVIFYEDRNFQGRSYECSSDCSDMSSFLSRCHSCRVESGCFMVYDRPNYSGNQYFIRRGDYNDYMRSWGMSDWIRSCRMIPMYRGSYRIRIYERENFMGQMMEMTEDCDSIMDRYNWSNGCMSCHVFDGHWLMYEEAHYRGRMWYFRPGEYRSFREMGMPGMRFMSMRRILDSWY, from the exons ATGATGGGCAAG GTCATCTTCTATGAGGATAGGAACTTTCAGGGCCGCTCCTATGAGTGCAGCAGTGACTGCTCGGACATGTCGTCCTTCCTGAGCCGCTGTCACTCTTGCCGAGTGGAGAGTGGCTGCTTCATGGTGTACGATCGTCCCAACTACTCTGGAAACCAGTACTTCATCAGGAGAGGAGACTACAATGACTACATGCGCTCATGGGGAATGAGTGACTGGATCAGATCTTGCCGCATGATTCCCATG TACAGAGGATCCTACAGGATCAGGATCTATGAGCGGGAGAACTTCATGGGTCAGATGATGGAGATGACTGAAGACTGTGACTCCATTATGGACCGCTACAACTGGTCCAACGGTTGCATGTCCTGCCACGTGTTTGACGGCCACTGGCTCATGTACGAAGAGGCTCACTATAGAGGGAGGATGTGGTACTTCAGACCTGGAGAGTACAGGAGCTTTAGGGAGATGGGAATGCCTGGCATGAGGTTCATGAGCATGAGGCGTATCCTGGATTCCTGGTATTAA